One Cuculus canorus isolate bCucCan1 chromosome 1, bCucCan1.pri, whole genome shotgun sequence DNA segment encodes these proteins:
- the IAPP gene encoding islet amyloid polypeptide codes for MCNLKLSVFFIALSVTLSCLKATPIEKLLSKADDLPDGASKRQGWILPVMPQNTLSGFGEEISEQPAAKTKRSHQLEKRKCNTATCVTQRLADFLVRSSNSIGAIYPPTNVGSNTYGKRDTAGLLSREPQNNA; via the exons ATGTGCAACCTAAAGCTGTCAGTTTTCTTCATTGCACTTTCTGTCACTCTGAGCTGTTTGAAAGCTACACCTATTGAGAA ATTATTGTCTAAGGCTGATGATCTCCCTGATGGTGCTTCCAAGAGACAAGGGTGGATATTGCCAGTAATGCCACAGAATACACTCTCAGGATTTGGTGAGGAAATATCAGAACAACcagcagcaaagacaaaaag AAGTCATCAGCTGGAGAAACGGAAATGCAACACTGCTACGTGTGTGACACAACGCTTGGCTGACTTTTTGGTTCGTTCCAGCAACAGCATTGGAGCAATTTATCCACCCACAAATGTAGGGTCCAATACATATGGAAAGAGGGACACAGCTGGGCTTTTAAGCAGAGAACCCCAAAACAATGCATAG